From the Manis javanica isolate MJ-LG chromosome 11, MJ_LKY, whole genome shotgun sequence genome, one window contains:
- the LOC108384978 gene encoding torsin-1A-interacting protein 2: MFSDNSHCPDCGQQWFPSLELGHWLYQTELVENECYQVFLDRINRADYCPECYPDNPANRSLVLPWSFPLEWAPQNLTRWTFEKACHPFLLGPPLVRKRIHDSRVAGFNPALQLILTRTDKTLNKKLGQNK; this comes from the coding sequence ATGTTCTCAGATAATTCACATTGCCCTGACTGTGGACAACAGTGGTTTCCTAGTTTAGAACTAGGCCATTGGTTGTACCAAACTGAACTTGTTGAAAATGAATGTTACCAAGTATTCTTAGACCGTATTAACAGAGCTGATTATTGTCCTGAATGCTATCCTGATAATCCTGCTAATAGAAGCCTTGTTCTTCCATGGTCTTTTCCACTTGAGTGGGCTCCCCAAAACCTTACCAGGTGGACCTTTGAGAAAGCTTGCCACCCATTTCTTCTGGGTCCTCCACTGGTTAGAAAAAGGATACATGACTCTAGAGTAGCTGGTTTTAACCCTGCATTACAATTAATCTTGACCAGAACAGACAAAACCTTAAACAAAAAACTTGGCCAAAACAAATAA